A genome region from Bufo gargarizans isolate SCDJY-AF-19 chromosome 2, ASM1485885v1, whole genome shotgun sequence includes the following:
- the NDFIP1 gene encoding NEDD4 family-interacting protein 1 has translation MSEQSSSRYQQLQNEEDPVENPQATPDAPPPYSSIAGENAAFFDYKDEPGFPKPPSYNVATSLPSYDEAERTKAEATIPLVTGRDDDFVARDDFDDADQLRIGNDGIFMLTFFMAFLFNWIGFFLSFCLTTSAAGRYGAISGFGLSLIKWILIVRFSTYFPGYFDGQYWLWWVFLVLGFLLFLRGFINYAKVRKMPENFSTLPRTRVLFIY, from the exons TTACAGAATGAAGAAGACCCTGTAGAAAACCCTCAGGCAACACCCGATGCTCCACCTCCATACAGCAGCATTGCTGGAGAGAATGCag CATTTTTTGACTACAAAGATGAGCCTGGATTTCCCAAACCACCATCATACAATGTGGCAACATCGCTCCCTagttatgatgaagcagagaggaCTAAGGCAGAAGCCACAATACCCCTGGTTACTGGAAGA GATGACGATTTTGTGGCAAGGGATGATTTTGATGATGCAGACCAGCTCAGGATAGGAAACGATGGAATATTTATGCTCACGTTTTTTA TGGCGTTCCTGTTTAACTGGATTGGATTCTTCCTCTCATTCTGTCTTACAACTTCAGCAGCAGGAAGGTATGGGGCCATTTCTGGATTTGGCCTCTCCTTGATTAAATGGATCTTAATTGTCCGA TTTTCTACTTACTTTCCTGGATATTTTGATGGACAGTACTGGCTCTGGTGGGTGTTCCTGGTACTGG GTTTCCTCTTGTTTCTTAGAGGCTTCATTAATTATGCCAAGGTTCGAAAGATGCCAGAAAACTTCTCCACTCTTCCCAGAACCAGGGTTCTCTTTATTTATTAA